Genomic DNA from Desulfonema ishimotonii:
CACATTGCGCAGGAATGCGGGCCGGAACGCTCTCCACTGTCCGCATATCATAAAACTGCGCCATATCCGCCACACCGCAAAAAACGGCGAGAACCGCGCCATTGAATTTCAATCCGGTCGCCCTTTGAGACAGCTTGCGTCCGTCCATTTCCGGCAGGCGCACCCCGGAAACGCCCGGTTTATTCAATTCCCCCGCATCAATTCCCCACCTTTATATACCCGGACGCAATCCCGATATTCCGGTATTCGCGGACGGACATCTTCCCGCCCCTGTTTGAAAACCGCACCTTCATCCATGTTTTTATCTTTATAACATCCTCAAAATGGCTGGGGGATTCCTTTATCTCGGTCTTTTTTACGCCGTTCTCGTCTTTGGATTTTCTGATCTCGGTCTTCCCTTCGACAAACTTTCTGTCTTTTAAAAGCTCGCTTCTCTCTTCCAGCACATCAAAATATAAATACCCTGAACTGAACCCGATTTCCGCAGCTCTGACCAAGGCCTTCTTTTTTGATTCAATCTCGCTCATGCCGTTTTCAACATATTCGACTTCGTAAACCCCGGCGTCTGTTTTAAGATCTGAATACCCGGAATGTCCGTTGTACGGGCCATAGCCGGTACTGCTGCATCCCGCAGTTAAAAACAAAAACATCATCAGGCAGAATTTCTTCATCGTGTTCTCCTTTCATCAGGGTAATGCCAACAGACACCGGGAGATTTCCAAAAAAAGGGGCGTATGCAGACATGCTGCTGAATCATGTCATTCGTTCTTGTAAGTCCGGTCAAAGCTGAGGTCTGAATCCCGGCAGAGATAAGAAGCTGTTTTAAAAAATACCGATGACTCAGAAACGGAGTGCGAAAATTAAGGCCGGAGGCCGGTTTTTCGCAAATTTTGCAAAAGATCGCCCCTTTCGGGGCTTAACTTTTGCACTCCGAAGGGATTTTTAAAATGGCTTCTAAAATTTGCAAGTCAGTATATCAACAGGATTCAGCCCGAAAATTCATTTTCGGGCGGTCGGAAGTCGCCCCCTTTTGTAAGATTCGTCTATGCAGACATCCCCGTTCGCCCGGAGCTGAAGCTCTGGGCTAAAAGTGGAACCGGGCTGAAGCCCGCTGCCGATGTTTCATCTCAGCGCCCTGAAGCGCCGGCTTCGGCTTTCAGCCGGAGGATTCATTCCCCGGCCGTCAGGTTCCGGGAACCCCCGGCATTCCCTTTGAAAAGGGGAACTGCAAACCGGACAGCGCGGCTTCATCAGTAAATGGAAAGGCGGGATTCGGCGTCAAAGATATGAAGATGCTCCAGATTCATGGTCAGCCGGACGGTCTCACCCACCTCAAAAAGCTTCCGCCCCTCGCTTCTGCCCATGAATTTTGCCCCGCCCACATCCGTATGCAGATAGGTCTCGCTGCCCAGGGGTTCCACAAATTCCACCAGCGCATCCACCTTCCACTCATCCGGGTAGCGACCGTTTTCATCGTCGATGGTCAGATCCTGGGGCCGGAGTCCCATTATCACCTCCTGCCCGGCCTGAACCTGATGGCCTTTTTTTTCAGGCACGGGAACCCGGAGTTCGTCTGAAAAATCAAGGTGCAGGCCCCCGCCTGCCTGGGTCACAACAGCCGGAATCAGGGTCATGGGCGGGCTGCCGATAAATCCGGCCACAAAGGTGTTGGCCGGTTTCTGAAACAGTTCCAGAGGCGCGCCCACCTGCTCGATGTGCCCGTTGCGCATCACCACAATCCGGTCCGCCAGGGTCATGGCTTCCACCTGGTCGTGGGTCACATAAATAATGGTTGAGGCCACGTTCCGGTGGAGCCGCTTGATTTCCGTCCGCATCTGGTTCCGCAGTTTGGCGTCCAGATTTGAGAGCGGCTCATCAAAGAGGAACACGGACGGGTTCCGGACAATGGCCCGCCCCATGGCCACCCGCTGACGCTGGCCCCCGGACAGCTCGCTGGGCTTGCGGCGGAGCAGGTCGGTCAGCCCCAGAATACGGGCAGCCTCCCGGACACGCTCT
This window encodes:
- a CDS encoding CC0125/CC1285 family lipoprotein, which produces MKKFCLMMFLFLTAGCSSTGYGPYNGHSGYSDLKTDAGVYEVEYVENGMSEIESKKKALVRAAEIGFSSGYLYFDVLEERSELLKDRKFVEGKTEIRKSKDENGVKKTEIKESPSHFEDVIKIKTWMKVRFSNRGGKMSVREYRNIGIASGYIKVGN
- a CDS encoding ABC transporter ATP-binding protein, whose amino-acid sequence is MTEVILKNVVKRFGRLEVVHGINLDIHNLEFVVFVGPSGCGKSTTLRMIAGLETISDGEIRIGDRVVNDVAPKDRDVAMVFQNYALYPHMNVFNNMAFGLKLRKTPKAEIEERVREAARILGLTDLLRRKPSELSGGQRQRVAMGRAIVRNPSVFLFDEPLSNLDAKLRNQMRTEIKRLHRNVASTIIYVTHDQVEAMTLADRIVVMRNGHIEQVGAPLELFQKPANTFVAGFIGSPPMTLIPAVVTQAGGGLHLDFSDELRVPVPEKKGHQVQAGQEVIMGLRPQDLTIDDENGRYPDEWKVDALVEFVEPLGSETYLHTDVGGAKFMGRSEGRKLFEVGETVRLTMNLEHLHIFDAESRLSIY